Proteins co-encoded in one Leucobacter exalbidus genomic window:
- a CDS encoding cytochrome b/b6 domain-containing protein, protein MGWQHFFNMFFMVLIVRTGLQVRNEKKAPAYFTPKARSFFSPKGSTPKKVSISQWIHQALDVFWMLNGLIFVVLLFVTGQWMKIVPTSWDVFPNMVSAGLQYVSLNWPHENGWLHYNALQMIAYFVTVFIAAPLAVISGIRFSTWWPDQNSRLTKIYPVEWARAIHFPVMIYFVAFTAVHVFLVMFTGVLKNLNHMYTSRDVVDGWGLAIFVGSLIVIAAGWVLTKPLFMQPIAEKFGSLSK, encoded by the coding sequence ATGGGCTGGCAGCACTTCTTCAACATGTTCTTCATGGTGTTGATCGTGCGCACTGGATTGCAGGTGCGCAACGAGAAGAAGGCGCCCGCATACTTCACTCCCAAGGCGCGCTCATTCTTCTCCCCGAAGGGGAGCACACCCAAGAAGGTCAGCATTTCGCAGTGGATTCATCAGGCACTCGATGTTTTCTGGATGCTTAACGGACTGATCTTTGTCGTGCTGCTCTTCGTGACCGGGCAGTGGATGAAGATTGTGCCAACCAGCTGGGATGTTTTCCCGAACATGGTGTCAGCCGGGTTGCAGTATGTATCGCTCAACTGGCCGCACGAAAATGGCTGGCTGCACTACAACGCACTGCAGATGATCGCTTACTTCGTCACGGTATTCATTGCAGCTCCCCTCGCCGTGATCTCAGGCATCCGGTTCTCGACGTGGTGGCCAGATCAGAATTCGCGCTTGACCAAGATCTATCCGGTTGAGTGGGCGCGCGCCATCCACTTCCCGGTGATGATCTACTTCGTAGCGTTCACCGCTGTGCACGTCTTCCTCGTGATGTTCACGGGCGTGCTCAAGAACCTGAACCACATGTATACCTCGCGAGACGTTGTTGACGGCTGGGGTCTTGCGATCTTTGTGGGTTCGCTGATCGTCATTGCCGCTGGCTGGGTACTGACGAAGCCGCTCTTCATGCAGCCCATTGCAGAGAAGTTCGGCTCGCTTTCTAAGTAG